The following are encoded in a window of Bordetella genomosp. 10 genomic DNA:
- a CDS encoding Dyp-type peroxidase, whose translation MPSIASQAVDTKLTSAAIFLVVTIDAGTAAETAVRGLCADLSSLVRGVGFRATGGRLSCVLGIGSAAWDRLFGAPRPKDLHPFKEIRGVHHAPATPGDLMFHIRAARMDLCYELGANIMKRLAGAATVADTVQGFKYFDDRDLLGFVDGTENPVDQAAVDATLIGDEDAAFTGGSYVIVQKYLHDLAKWNTIPVEHQEKIVGRNKLSDIELAEEDKPSYAHNVLTNIEENGEQLQILRDNMPFGDIGTGEAGTYFIGYARSPARIERMLENMFVGNPPGNYDRLLDVSRAVTGSLYFVPTTSFLDDVTPEAVSSSTPATAPGEAGTGAGPSRSSPDASRISTP comes from the coding sequence GTGCCTTCCATCGCATCCCAAGCCGTCGACACCAAACTGACGAGCGCCGCCATCTTCCTGGTCGTGACCATCGACGCCGGCACGGCCGCGGAGACCGCCGTGCGCGGGCTCTGTGCCGATCTCTCCTCGCTGGTCCGAGGCGTCGGTTTTCGCGCGACCGGCGGCAGGCTCTCCTGTGTGCTGGGAATCGGCTCCGCGGCCTGGGACCGCCTCTTCGGCGCGCCGCGGCCGAAGGACCTGCATCCCTTCAAGGAGATCCGCGGCGTCCATCATGCCCCCGCCACCCCGGGCGACCTGATGTTCCACATCCGCGCCGCGCGCATGGACCTGTGCTACGAACTCGGCGCCAACATCATGAAGCGCCTTGCCGGCGCCGCGACGGTGGCCGACACGGTACAGGGGTTCAAGTACTTCGACGATCGCGATCTGCTGGGCTTCGTCGACGGAACGGAGAATCCGGTGGACCAGGCCGCCGTCGACGCCACCCTGATCGGCGATGAAGATGCTGCCTTCACCGGCGGCAGCTATGTCATCGTCCAGAAATATCTGCACGACCTCGCCAAATGGAACACGATCCCGGTCGAACACCAGGAAAAGATCGTCGGCAGGAATAAACTCTCGGACATCGAGCTGGCTGAAGAGGACAAGCCCAGCTACGCGCACAATGTGCTCACCAATATCGAAGAGAACGGCGAGCAATTGCAGATCCTGCGCGACAACATGCCTTTCGGCGATATCGGCACGGGCGAGGCCGGCACCTACTTCATCGGCTATGCCCGGTCTCCGGCGCGCATCGAGCGGATGCTCGAGAACATGTTCGTCGGCAACCCGCCCGGCAACTACGACCGCTTGCTCGACGTCAGTCGGGCCGTCACCGGATCGCTGTACTTTGTACCGACCACCTCGTTCCTCGATGACGTGACGCCCGAAGCCGTCTCGTCATCCACCCCCGCGACGGCCCCTGGCGAAGCCGGGACCGGGGCGGGGCCTTCGCGATCCTCGCCGGACGCCTCGCGAATATCGACGCCCTGA
- a CDS encoding NAD(P)-dependent oxidoreductase has translation MNVTFIGIGAIGLPMALRIRDAGHIVTGVDLSPNALAAAKQQDLPAADSFAGAPRADIVVAMVATPGQLASLLDSVEGTVKGQRWIVMSTVGPDSIREQGDRLRKAGAVVVDAPVTGGVARAKTGQLVIFASGAGAEIEAVRPVLEAMGAVRIVGENLGDGQAIKVVNQHLCSVHIVAAAEALNLARSLGLDPANVLELVEKGAAGSWMLSDRGPRMLKGTDVEVTSAINIFVKDSDLVASAAASCGADVPLLALANARYHEAANAGLGLRDDSRVIETWK, from the coding sequence ATGAACGTCACTTTCATTGGGATCGGTGCGATCGGCCTGCCGATGGCATTGCGCATCCGGGACGCGGGTCACATCGTAACGGGCGTCGACCTCTCGCCGAACGCGCTCGCCGCCGCAAAACAGCAGGACCTGCCGGCCGCGGACTCATTCGCCGGCGCGCCGCGCGCCGATATCGTCGTGGCAATGGTCGCCACGCCGGGGCAACTTGCCTCGCTCTTGGACAGCGTGGAGGGCACGGTCAAGGGACAGCGCTGGATCGTCATGTCGACGGTCGGTCCGGACAGCATCCGCGAACAAGGCGACCGTCTGCGCAAGGCAGGCGCCGTCGTGGTGGACGCGCCGGTCACCGGCGGCGTGGCGCGCGCGAAAACGGGCCAACTGGTCATCTTCGCTTCCGGCGCGGGCGCCGAGATCGAAGCCGTGCGCCCGGTGCTAGAAGCAATGGGCGCCGTCCGCATCGTGGGCGAGAACCTGGGCGACGGCCAGGCCATCAAGGTCGTGAACCAGCATTTGTGCTCGGTGCACATCGTGGCCGCCGCGGAAGCGCTGAACCTCGCCCGCTCGCTCGGCCTGGATCCGGCCAACGTGCTGGAACTGGTCGAGAAAGGCGCGGCCGGCTCGTGGATGCTGTCGGATCGCGGTCCGCGCATGCTGAAGGGCACGGACGTCGAAGTCACCAGCGCGATCAACATCTTCGTGAAAGACAGCGACCTGGTGGCAAGCGCCGCGGCCAGTTGCGGCGCCGACGTGCCGCTGCTGGCGCTGGCCAACGCACGGTATCACGAGGCAGCGAACGCGGGGCTGGGTCTCCGCGACGACAGCCGCGTCATCGAAACCTGGAAATAA
- a CDS encoding LysR family transcriptional regulator → MFIRQLTYLIALDKHRHFGRAAESCHVSQPALSNGIRELERELGITIVKRNRTFEGITPEGERVIQWVRQVLASLEGLRQEADLVRSVPRGHLAIGVIPTANHAATLLSAEYREILPQLTLEVTSLSTPEILRRLKAQDIQLGILYDRSVANDGNYDVMPLFSERYVLIASEQASLPHQLDWAEVAQLPLCLLSPDMQNRQTLDGLFDALEVTPRVVLQTNDLRVLLVECLSGRAFSIMPLSALPTQYEGAGLRAHLITPEHAENVCLVRLRRDAQPALSQAAWQIASQLDLEAILNQALARKV, encoded by the coding sequence ATGTTCATCCGCCAGCTCACCTATCTCATTGCATTGGACAAGCACCGGCACTTCGGCCGTGCCGCGGAAAGCTGCCATGTGTCGCAGCCGGCGCTGTCCAACGGCATACGGGAGCTGGAGCGCGAGCTCGGCATCACCATCGTCAAGCGCAACCGGACCTTCGAAGGGATCACGCCGGAGGGCGAACGCGTCATCCAGTGGGTCCGGCAGGTTCTCGCCTCCCTGGAAGGCCTGCGGCAGGAAGCCGACCTGGTGCGCAGCGTGCCGCGCGGCCACCTGGCCATCGGCGTGATTCCCACCGCCAACCACGCCGCCACGCTGCTCAGCGCGGAGTACCGCGAAATCCTGCCGCAGTTGACGCTGGAGGTCACCTCCCTCAGCACCCCGGAAATTCTTCGCCGCCTGAAAGCCCAGGACATCCAACTGGGCATCCTCTATGACCGGTCGGTCGCCAATGACGGCAACTACGACGTAATGCCGCTGTTCTCGGAGCGCTATGTCCTGATCGCCAGCGAGCAGGCCTCCCTGCCGCACCAGTTGGATTGGGCGGAAGTCGCTCAGCTCCCGCTGTGCCTGCTCAGCCCGGACATGCAGAACCGCCAGACCCTGGACGGCCTTTTCGACGCCCTGGAGGTCACCCCGCGCGTGGTGCTGCAGACCAACGACCTGCGCGTGCTGCTGGTCGAATGCCTGAGCGGCCGGGCTTTCAGCATCATGCCCTTGAGCGCCCTGCCGACCCAGTACGAAGGCGCCGGTCTCCGGGCGCACCTGATCACTCCCGAACACGCCGAGAACGTGTGCCTCGTCCGGCTACGCCGCGACGCGCAGCCCGCCCTATCCCAGGCCGCCTGGCAGATCGCAAGCCAATTGGATCTGGAGGCCATCCTCAACCAGGCGCTGGCCCGGAAAGTTTGA
- a CDS encoding transketolase, translating into MTTTLEASPQAGSTLAKLADAAYRIRRYALRMGEVQGQGYIGQALGYADVLATAYAHAMTFRPDEPEWEGRDRFLLSHGHYAIAFYAALIEAKIIPEEELETYGSDDSRLPMSGMATYTPGMEMSGGSLGQGLTIAVGVALGLRLKNNPAFVYNSMSDGELDEGATWEAAMSAAHHKLGNLIAIVDINRQQADGVSHEVLGFEPLADKWASFGWHVERVDGNDLPTVVEAFDRCRRLAQAKPRVILCDTLMGKGVPFLETREKNHFIRVEADEWQHAIDVLDRLHAEKQAQGAAHGATQGAAR; encoded by the coding sequence ATGACAACGACTCTCGAAGCCAGTCCCCAGGCTGGCTCGACACTGGCGAAACTCGCCGACGCCGCATACCGCATCCGCCGCTACGCGCTCCGGATGGGCGAAGTGCAAGGCCAGGGCTACATCGGCCAGGCGCTAGGCTACGCGGACGTACTCGCCACGGCTTACGCCCACGCCATGACCTTCCGCCCGGACGAGCCCGAATGGGAAGGCCGCGACCGCTTCCTGCTCTCGCACGGCCACTACGCCATCGCGTTCTATGCCGCGCTGATCGAAGCGAAGATCATCCCCGAAGAAGAACTGGAAACCTACGGTTCGGACGACAGCCGCCTGCCGATGTCCGGCATGGCCACCTATACGCCCGGCATGGAAATGTCCGGCGGTTCGCTCGGCCAGGGCCTGACGATCGCCGTCGGCGTGGCGCTGGGCCTGCGCCTGAAGAACAATCCCGCGTTCGTCTACAACTCGATGTCGGACGGCGAACTCGACGAAGGCGCGACCTGGGAAGCCGCCATGTCCGCCGCCCATCACAAGCTGGGCAACCTCATCGCCATCGTCGACATCAACCGCCAGCAGGCCGACGGCGTCTCCCACGAAGTGCTGGGTTTCGAGCCGCTCGCGGACAAATGGGCGTCGTTCGGCTGGCACGTGGAACGCGTCGACGGCAACGACCTGCCCACAGTGGTCGAAGCCTTCGACCGCTGCCGTCGTCTCGCGCAAGCCAAACCCCGCGTGATCCTGTGCGACACGCTGATGGGCAAGGGCGTGCCCTTCCTCGAAACCCGCGAGAAGAACCACTTCATTCGTGTCGAGGCGGACGAATGGCAGCACGCGATCGACGTCCTCGACCGGCTGCATGCGGAAAAGCAGGCGCAAGGCGCAGCGCACGGAGCAACACAAGGAGCAGCACGATGA
- a CDS encoding efflux transporter outer membrane subunit, with protein sequence MPAPLLTARLRPLALACLLALAATGCTVGPDYRRPTVDMPVAYKEAAGWKPATPSDDQPRAAWWTRYGDPTLDALMPQVEISNQNVAQYAAQYAQAQALVSQARAGFFPTLTGTVSGTRSGSGSGSYATGTSSSASGARVSNEVSASLGLSWELDLWGKLRRTYEEQQASAQASLADLVNAVLSAQSSLAQDYFSLRILDERIDLYEQTIRAYAQYLRVIENKYADSQVSRADVAQARNQLESAKASVQDLAWQRAQYEHAIAILIGKAPAAFSLPRATGTALRLPDIPVGLASTLLERRPDIAAAERAVASANAAIGVAIAAYFPDLTLSASGGFENSSAHKLFTVPYRFWSIGPSFSQTLFDFGATQAQVAQARASYDAAVAGYRQTVLTALGEVEDYLAKLRILDGELASQQRAAEAAIESARVTRDQYDEGMIDYLDVATTEATSLSAQQSLWQLKGTQLTTSVQLIVALGGGWNGTNPTLPASVEQEAPGTAQGK encoded by the coding sequence ATGCCCGCGCCCCTCCTCACCGCCCGCCTGCGCCCGCTGGCCCTGGCCTGCCTGCTGGCCCTGGCGGCCACCGGCTGCACCGTCGGCCCCGACTACCGCCGTCCGACGGTCGACATGCCCGTCGCCTACAAGGAAGCCGCGGGCTGGAAACCCGCCACGCCAAGCGACGACCAGCCGCGCGCCGCCTGGTGGACGCGCTACGGCGATCCGACGCTGGACGCGCTGATGCCGCAGGTGGAGATTTCCAACCAGAACGTCGCCCAGTATGCCGCGCAGTACGCGCAGGCCCAGGCGCTGGTCAGCCAGGCGCGGGCCGGCTTCTTTCCGACCTTGACGGGGACGGTGAGCGGCACCCGCAGCGGCTCGGGCAGCGGCAGCTACGCCACCGGCACCAGCAGCAGCGCCTCGGGCGCCCGCGTTTCCAACGAAGTGTCCGCCTCGCTCGGCCTGAGCTGGGAACTGGACCTGTGGGGCAAGCTGCGCCGCACCTATGAGGAACAACAGGCCAGCGCCCAGGCCAGCCTGGCCGACCTGGTCAACGCGGTGCTGAGCGCGCAGTCCTCTCTCGCGCAGGACTATTTCTCGCTGCGCATTCTCGACGAGCGCATCGATCTGTACGAGCAGACCATACGGGCCTATGCGCAATACCTGCGGGTCATCGAGAACAAGTACGCCGACAGCCAGGTCTCGCGCGCGGACGTCGCGCAGGCGCGGAACCAGCTCGAGTCCGCCAAGGCATCGGTGCAGGACCTGGCCTGGCAGCGCGCGCAGTACGAGCACGCCATCGCCATCCTGATCGGCAAGGCGCCGGCCGCCTTCAGCCTGCCGCGCGCCACCGGCACGGCGCTGCGCCTGCCCGACATCCCGGTGGGGCTGGCGTCCACCCTGCTGGAACGGCGGCCGGACATCGCGGCCGCCGAACGCGCGGTGGCTTCCGCCAACGCCGCCATCGGCGTGGCGATCGCGGCCTATTTCCCCGACCTGACGCTGAGCGCCAGCGGGGGCTTCGAGAACAGCAGCGCGCACAAGCTGTTCACCGTGCCTTACCGTTTCTGGTCCATCGGCCCGTCCTTCAGCCAGACCCTGTTCGACTTCGGCGCCACGCAGGCCCAGGTGGCCCAGGCGCGCGCCAGCTACGACGCCGCCGTCGCCGGCTATCGCCAGACCGTGCTGACCGCCTTGGGCGAGGTGGAGGACTATCTCGCCAAGCTGCGCATCCTGGATGGCGAACTGGCCTCGCAGCAGCGAGCGGCCGAGGCTGCCATCGAATCGGCGCGCGTCACCCGCGACCAGTATGACGAAGGCATGATCGACTATCTGGACGTGGCAACCACCGAAGCCACCAGCCTCAGCGCGCAGCAAAGCCTGTGGCAGTTGAAAGGGACCCAATTGACCACCAGCGTGCAATTGATCGTGGCGCTGGGCGGGGGCTGGAACGGCACGAATCCCACGCTGCCGGCAAGCGTGGAGCAAGAAGCGCCGGGGACGGCGCAAGGCAAATGA
- a CDS encoding YcxB family protein — MTSTTTYQVRYTENIVRDAVRTYLWRRGIAGQKLLWTLEILMIAVLAFLLVNGDRDWVVGALAVGALLPPIFLLTMWLAHYRNTVGQFHRMSTPTAEIALREDGLDIRSELGASRLAWSAFMEIWERPGYWILFMGPGQFMTFPTAALPDDALAFVRARIGAAPARPV, encoded by the coding sequence ATGACATCCACCACCACTTACCAAGTCAGGTATACGGAGAACATAGTGCGCGATGCCGTGCGCACCTATCTCTGGAGGCGCGGGATCGCCGGACAGAAATTGCTGTGGACCCTCGAAATTCTCATGATTGCCGTATTGGCCTTTTTGCTGGTCAACGGCGATCGCGACTGGGTCGTCGGCGCGCTGGCGGTTGGCGCCTTGTTGCCACCGATTTTTCTCCTGACGATGTGGTTGGCGCACTATCGCAACACCGTCGGCCAATTCCACCGCATGTCCACACCCACGGCCGAGATTGCGCTACGGGAGGATGGCCTGGACATCCGTTCCGAACTGGGCGCGAGCCGGCTGGCCTGGTCCGCGTTCATGGAAATCTGGGAGAGGCCGGGCTACTGGATACTCTTCATGGGGCCGGGTCAATTCATGACCTTTCCGACCGCCGCGCTTCCGGACGATGCGCTGGCATTTGTGCGCGCCAGGATCGGCGCGGCGCCCGCGCGGCCCGTCTGA
- a CDS encoding LysR substrate-binding domain-containing protein: protein MNDLNLRKVPLPFVRIFEAAGRSASFAVAARELNLSPSAVSHSVRKLEEMVGLRLFERSTREVRLTREGAILLEYVQRGIDEIQRGFAMVKSEQAIPLRLHTAPSFATQWLLPRLAGFVREHPNIDLRFSASTEYARFDDDFDLDIVYGEPTPSPHEKIPLAVEGLAPLCSPELAQRIRVPEDLYLQPLIQCEVQLFQWKGWFETNHLAPPTHYGLRFDRSSMAIAAATDGLGVVLESTLLAERELNRGALVRPLAGCTRELEYVGHYLVHPRRRHRHESFETFKRWLLRELRVDVYAGASPAEAPEAASDRGDQDQDAASLGPGG, encoded by the coding sequence ATGAACGATTTGAACCTGCGGAAGGTGCCGCTCCCGTTCGTGCGCATTTTCGAGGCGGCCGGGCGTTCGGCTTCCTTTGCCGTCGCGGCGCGCGAGTTGAACCTTTCCCCCAGCGCGGTCAGCCATTCCGTGCGCAAGCTCGAGGAAATGGTCGGCTTGCGGCTCTTCGAGCGCAGCACGCGCGAAGTCAGGCTGACCCGCGAGGGCGCAATCCTGCTGGAGTACGTGCAGCGCGGTATCGACGAAATCCAGCGTGGCTTCGCCATGGTGAAAAGCGAGCAGGCCATCCCATTGCGATTGCATACGGCGCCGAGCTTTGCCACGCAGTGGCTGCTTCCACGCCTGGCCGGCTTCGTTCGGGAGCATCCGAACATCGACCTGCGTTTTTCCGCCAGCACCGAATACGCCCGTTTCGACGACGATTTCGATCTCGACATCGTGTACGGCGAACCCACGCCATCGCCGCACGAAAAGATTCCGCTCGCGGTGGAGGGGCTCGCGCCGCTGTGCTCGCCCGAGCTCGCGCAGCGCATCCGCGTGCCCGAGGACCTGTATCTGCAGCCGTTGATCCAGTGCGAAGTCCAGCTTTTCCAGTGGAAAGGCTGGTTCGAGACCAACCACCTTGCGCCGCCGACGCACTACGGATTGCGGTTCGACCGCAGTTCCATGGCGATCGCGGCGGCGACCGACGGACTCGGCGTCGTGCTCGAATCCACCTTGCTGGCGGAACGGGAGCTGAATCGTGGCGCCCTGGTCCGGCCCCTTGCCGGCTGCACGCGGGAGCTGGAGTATGTCGGCCATTACCTGGTCCATCCCCGGCGCCGCCACCGCCACGAGTCGTTCGAGACCTTCAAGCGCTGGCTGCTACGCGAACTCCGGGTGGACGTCTACGCGGGAGCGTCGCCGGCGGAAGCGCCCGAAGCCGCTTCGGACAGGGGGGATCAAGACCAGGATGCGGCGAGCCTCGGTCCGGGCGGCTAG
- a CDS encoding transketolase family protein, with the protein MSNAIEKTMEKKPRLTTSAMIASIAGEGQRTQPAPFGHALAAEADVRRNIVGMTADLSKYTDLHIFAQAHPQRFFQMGMAEQLLMGAAGGMAKEGFIPFATTYAVFATRRAYDFIHQVIAEEHLNVKICAALPGLTTGYGPSHQATEDIAMMRGIPGMTIVDPCDAIDTEQAVGAIAAHDGPVYMRLLRGKVPAVLDDYDYTFELGKAKLLRDGKDVLVISSGIMTMRALETAKLLDDGSASVGVLHVPTIKPLDEATIIEQCSKPGRLVIVAENHSAVGGLGEAVASTLMRARVTPEFRQIALPDRFLDAGALPTLHDRYGISSAVMVENIKQWIG; encoded by the coding sequence ATGAGCAACGCGATCGAAAAAACGATGGAAAAAAAGCCGCGTCTCACGACCTCGGCGATGATCGCGTCGATCGCCGGCGAAGGCCAGCGCACGCAACCCGCGCCGTTCGGGCACGCGCTCGCGGCCGAAGCGGACGTGCGCCGGAATATCGTCGGCATGACGGCGGATCTTTCGAAATACACGGACCTTCATATCTTCGCGCAAGCGCATCCGCAGCGCTTCTTCCAGATGGGCATGGCCGAGCAACTGCTCATGGGCGCGGCGGGCGGCATGGCGAAGGAAGGCTTCATCCCGTTCGCCACGACGTACGCCGTGTTCGCCACGCGCCGCGCGTACGACTTCATTCACCAGGTGATCGCCGAAGAACATCTGAACGTGAAGATCTGCGCGGCGCTTCCGGGCCTGACCACCGGCTACGGGCCCAGCCACCAGGCCACGGAAGACATCGCGATGATGCGCGGCATTCCGGGCATGACCATCGTGGATCCGTGCGATGCCATCGACACCGAACAGGCCGTGGGCGCCATCGCCGCGCACGATGGTCCGGTGTACATGCGCCTGCTGCGCGGCAAGGTGCCGGCGGTGCTGGACGACTACGACTACACGTTCGAGCTCGGCAAGGCGAAGCTGCTGCGCGACGGCAAGGACGTACTCGTCATTTCGAGCGGCATCATGACGATGCGCGCCCTGGAAACCGCGAAGCTGCTGGACGACGGCTCGGCAAGCGTCGGCGTGCTGCACGTGCCGACCATCAAGCCGCTCGACGAAGCCACGATCATCGAGCAATGCAGCAAGCCGGGCCGCCTCGTGATCGTCGCGGAAAACCATAGCGCGGTCGGCGGCCTCGGGGAAGCCGTGGCCAGCACGCTGATGCGCGCCCGCGTGACGCCCGAATTCCGCCAGATCGCCCTGCCCGACCGCTTCCTCGACGCGGGCGCGCTGCCGACGCTGCATGACCGCTATGGAATCTCGAGCGCGGTCATGGTTGAAAACATCAAACAATGGATCGGGTAG
- a CDS encoding MFS transporter, translated as MNTQAHAPAADGKPLKVAFASMIGSAVESYDFFIYGTAAAAFFGKIFFHTDNPLVGILASFATLAVGFLMRPFGGYLAGHFGDKFGRKAVLFWSLVAMGIATVLIGALPTYEQAGILAPIGLIILRMVQGIGFGAEWGGAVLMACEHAPENRRGFFGAVPQLGIPLGLLLANGAFLASAELFEGNWIWRVPFLVSIVMVGIGIFIRLSVAESPAFEAVKAENKIVRQPALEVIRTDWRAILKIMGLRMAETGGYYLTTSFMLSYVALAHVSTTKQILWGTLIGSAIGLISHLVYGAVSDKIGRRPVFLLGSIFTILFGIPMFMLINTGAGVMVIVAVALSLLLSHDPIFAVESSWFSEQFPANVRSSGISLGYNGASVVAGLLPIAATAVYGAFGWIGPALMFSALGIISTACALTMPETAPAVAKDPMKSPTQRRAAA; from the coding sequence ATGAACACGCAAGCACACGCCCCCGCCGCGGACGGCAAACCGTTGAAAGTCGCGTTCGCGTCGATGATAGGATCGGCCGTCGAAAGCTATGACTTCTTCATCTACGGGACGGCCGCCGCCGCATTTTTCGGCAAGATCTTTTTCCACACCGACAACCCGCTGGTCGGCATTCTGGCCTCGTTCGCCACGCTCGCCGTCGGCTTCCTGATGCGTCCGTTCGGCGGCTACCTGGCCGGTCATTTCGGCGACAAGTTCGGCCGCAAGGCCGTGCTGTTCTGGTCACTCGTCGCCATGGGCATCGCAACGGTGCTGATAGGCGCCCTGCCCACCTATGAACAGGCGGGCATTCTCGCGCCCATCGGCCTGATCATCCTGCGCATGGTCCAGGGCATCGGCTTCGGCGCCGAATGGGGTGGCGCGGTGCTGATGGCGTGCGAACACGCGCCGGAAAACCGCCGCGGCTTCTTCGGCGCGGTGCCTCAACTGGGCATTCCGCTGGGCTTGCTGCTCGCCAACGGCGCCTTCCTCGCATCGGCCGAACTGTTCGAGGGAAACTGGATCTGGCGCGTTCCCTTCCTGGTCTCCATCGTGATGGTGGGCATCGGCATCTTCATCCGGCTCTCCGTCGCGGAATCGCCGGCATTCGAGGCAGTCAAGGCGGAAAACAAGATCGTGAGGCAGCCGGCGCTGGAAGTGATCCGCACCGATTGGCGCGCCATCCTGAAGATCATGGGACTGCGCATGGCCGAAACCGGCGGCTACTACCTCACCACCAGTTTCATGCTGTCGTATGTCGCGCTCGCGCACGTTTCCACGACCAAGCAGATCCTGTGGGGAACGTTGATCGGCTCGGCGATCGGCCTGATCAGCCATCTCGTCTATGGCGCGGTGTCGGACAAGATCGGCCGCCGTCCGGTGTTCCTGCTGGGTTCGATCTTCACGATCCTGTTCGGCATCCCGATGTTCATGCTGATCAACACGGGGGCCGGCGTCATGGTGATCGTCGCCGTGGCGCTCTCGCTGCTGCTCTCGCATGACCCGATCTTCGCCGTCGAGTCGAGCTGGTTCTCGGAGCAGTTTCCCGCCAATGTCCGTTCGTCCGGCATCTCCCTCGGCTACAACGGCGCGTCCGTGGTCGCGGGCCTGCTGCCCATCGCCGCCACCGCCGTCTACGGCGCGTTCGGCTGGATCGGCCCCGCGCTCATGTTCTCCGCACTCGGCATAATCTCCACGGCCTGCGCGCTGACCATGCCCGAAACCGCCCCCGCCGTGGCCAAGGACCCCATGAAATCCCCCACCCAACGCCGCGCCGCTGCCTGA